AGATTGAGCCGTAGGGAGCAGGATCGGGATAATGAGGAAGCCTAATGACGGTATCCACTCGCACTTGCGCGAAGAGCGCCAGAGGAACGAGCAGGAGTAGTGTTTTCTTCACAGCATTCCTATCTCGGAGGGGCGGGACTCCCGCCCCTCCGAATATCGGGTCTATCTAACCACTGCCTTGAGCCTAGCCTGCTCCGCGCCTATTTCAAGCAGCACGAAGTAGGCCCCGGCGGCGAGCTTTCGACCTCCGCGGTCCTGATTCCAGCCCAGCCGGTGAGTGCCGGGCTGCTGGCTACCATTCCATCTCACTTGGTGCATGTCAATCTCCCTTTCTAACTGCTCTCTGCTGCCTACTAACTCCTCCTCGTCTTGCCATCCCGTGCTTGATTGCTACTGCATCCCGGCTACAATCTTCTGGGCAGCACAGAGTCCAACTCTGAGCCTGTTCTTCCTGGCCGGGATTGCAGGTGCTGCCCTTTTTCTTCATCCTATCTCTCGCTCTCAGAGCTTCGGTTTGTCTGATTGCCGCTCAGACTTGTGGTTCGGGTGGCGCGGCACGCGGCCTGCGGCAGGAGCATCAAGACGGACAAAGTGCCCGCCAAACATCGTCGGCGACGACCTGCCACCAAGTCCGGTGTCGATGGCTGCGCTCTTGAGCAGACGCTGCCAGTGAGTCTCTCGCACGCGCACTCCTGCGGACTCAGGCGGGTGCGACGCCAGCCATTCTTGCCTCATCCCGGCGGCCCATCCTACGTCGGTCGCGGCCAGTTGCGCAAATGGAGAAAACAGGGACACTTCCCATTTTCTTGTTCTGAAGCGTGTCAAGGGCACCGGGCAAACGTCCGCGACTGCTGACGGACTACCGCTCGCGGATACCAGTCACCGGGTCACCGATGATTGATCGCGCCCGCTCTAGAACTAGAATCTCATCCGTTGACCAAGTCAGCCGATAACGGTCTCGCTGAGCGCTCCGCCGGCGCCGCCGAGCCCCTGCCGGTGCTCCGCGACCGCCGACATTACCTTGCCCTGGCCAGCCGGGTCAGGAAGCCCGTCGACGTCTGCCTGGCGGCCCGGATCCTCTTCGCCGTCCGGTACGGCTCGGCCGAGGACCGCGAGTTGGTCGCCAGCGAGGACTGGCTCCCGACAATCGGTTTCCTGGCCGCCCGCTACGGTCAGATGATCACCCGAGACGAACTTCTGGAAATCATCTCCGACGAGCTGCTAACGTCCGAGTAGTGGCAGGTGCTTCTTTGCGGGTCGGGGGAATTCGAGGGACAGTAAGTGATCATTGACACGGCGAGGGTCGTTCATCGTTGGTTCGTACATCGTTTGTTGGCCGCAGTGGCCCCTGTCGGACAGTGCGTCGCCGGGAGAACGATAGACGTTGTACGAGTCGGCCGAGCCAACGTTCGCGAAGCCGTTTGGAGCGGTAAGCCGTGAGCCGTAAGCCGAGGGCGGACTGCCAGTCACCCGATTCGATGCCGGCCCAAGGCGCGGCATGACAAGATGATCTGTCTGGTCGAAACGATGCTGAAGCTGCACGGACGGACGGCGGCCGGGTTGCGCTTGAGCTTGCGCCCTGCCCTGCGTGCGGCTTGAGACTTGTGGCTTGCGGCTAGCTGCGCTTGTCCTGCCGGCCCCTGCGGAAGAACTCTTCCCACTCCGCGACCTCGGCCGCGGACATCGGTGTGTCCTTCTGTGCGGGCCGATTGGGGCCGAGTTTGGGAATTGTGGGCCCGAGCCTGGCCGCGAACTCGGCGGAAGGGATGTTCTTCGCTCCAAAGTCGCGGGCAAAGAGGACGATGGAATTGTCGGACGTGACCACGGTCCACGACTTCGGGCTCTTCTCCAGCGACAGCATCGTCTTTATCTTCGCGTCCGCGGTCTGCGGCGCGCGGGAGAAGACGACTTCGATGCCGCCCGGCGGCCGCGTCTGCTGCACACCGGCGCCGCGGCCGTCGAAGACGACCGTGACCCGCACGCCTCGCCCTGAACGGTAGACCGCGAGCTTCGCGACCAGTGCGTCTCTCGCCCGTTCGAGGTCGGTTCCGACCAGCCGGGCCAGTTCCGGCATCGCGTGAATCAGATTGTACCCATCAATCACGACGCGGGGACTCATGGCCGCGTCGTGAAGAGAGAAGGGTGAAGAGTGAAGAGAGAAGACCGAGGCAGCTTGTCCATGTGCCTCCGTGACCCTCTTTCACTCTTAACCATTCTCCCTTCTCTCTTTCCTCAAGCCGCCGGCTGTTTGACCTTTCTCACGATTGTCGTCAGGACGGCGATGAGTTCATTGCACTCGGCCAGGATGTCCGTCAGCCGGGACCCCGCAACGGTGTCGGTCGCTGCGAGCAAACGCAGCCAGTAGTGTGCCTCGCGTGCTTCCTTCAGCGCGATGCCGCACTTGCAGGCGGAATCGGCCCGGCTGTGACTGGCCTGGGCCTCCTCGTAGTTGGCGCCGATCGACGTACCAGCCCGCAGGAATTGCCGGGCAATCACGCGGGATGCGAGGTCCACAGGCTTCAGGGCGCGGCAGAGCTTCGTCACGCGCACCGCAAACTCAAACGTCCTCTCCCTCAGGTCCCGCCTCGCGTCCGTTCCACCCTTCTCCAATCTACCTTCTCTCTTCTCTATTTTCCTACGCGGAGGGCAGGATGAGGATAGGACAGGGCAAGCCGGCGAGGAATTCTTCGGGCAGCCGGAAGTTTGAGGCGGCCAGACTCGCGGCGCTCAGCACGATGAGGTCGCTGCCGGTGTTGTGGGCAAACGCATGGATGTCGTCAACCCCGCCCTCGCGGGCCATCACCGATGACTTGATGCCGGCGGTTTTGAACTCTTCTTCCAGCCGATACAGGTCGTGCCAGCATTTGCGCTCGCGGTCCTCACGCACCACCCGCCCGCGGGTCCGGCCTTCGGTGCGGACGGTCGGGTCGCAGCCAATGGCAAACAGCGCGCTCAGGAGAACCATGCTTTCGCCGCTGCGGGCGATGTCCATCACCAGGTGTTTCTCTTCCTGTGATTCGCTGACGATGTACAGTATCTTCTTGAACATTCCTCAAGACTCCGTCTAGGGGGCCAACTTCACCTGCAGAAGCAGCGCCGCCGTGGCTACTGCCAGCGACGCCCCCATGATAATCGCGCCGTACTTGAGCCACTGCCAGAAGCCGACCGACTTGCCTGCCGCCTTCTCATAGACGCCGACCGCAACCAGGTTGGCGGTCGAGCCGATTGCCGTCAGGTTCCCGCCGAAACAACCGCCGAACAGGAGCGCCCACCAGAGTACCGAGGCGTGCGGCAAACCGCTGCGAACCAGGTCTTTGACCACCGGGACCAGCGCCGCCACCACCGGCAGGTTGTCGGCGAATCCCGACGACAGCCCGCTGAGCCAGAGCACGAGTACCGCCGCCGCGCCGGTCACAGCCGAGGGCGCGGCCCCTGCCCCGGCCAGTTGCTGTGCAAGACCCAGGATGACGTGTCCCGTCTTGGCAGCCACACCAGTGTACTCCAGGCAGGCGGCGTTGGCAAAAAGGCACATCAGGAAGACCAGCGTCCACCAGTCAATCCCCCGCTCGATCAGGAGCCTGCCCTTGTCTTGCTCGGAGAAGACGATGAAGCCGACAACCATCAGGGCAATCGCCACCAGTACGGTTCCTTCGTGAAGGTGCAGCATGATCTCGAGCCGGCGGTGGAGCGCGATGAGCACGACGGTGATGAAGAAGGTGATGATGCCGGTGCGCAGGCGCGCGAAGTCCATGTTCTCGGTCGACCGCTCGAGGACGCGCAGGTCGAGGTCGTAGCGCTTGCCGAAGAACTGCTTGCGGTACAGGAGCAGGCAGATGCCGGCCGTGATGACCGCTGCTATCGCCGACACCGGCGTGGCCCAGCGCAGGAAATCCTCGAAGCTCAGGCCGCCGGCAAACGCAATGTACACGCCGATGGGGTTACCGACGAGGGTGATGGCGCTGCCGACATTGGTGGCAAAAACCAGGCTCAGCAGGTACGGAATCAGCGGCGTCTTCGTGCGCTTCGCCACCTCTTGTGCCAGCCCAAACGTAACCAGAATCGCCGACACCTCGTCGGCAAGTCCGCCCAGCAGAACCGAGAACGCCATCAACGTCAGCAGCAGCAGCCAGGGCACCCCGCGCACGCGCTCAATCGCCTTGGCCACGACGAAACGAAACACCCCGATGTTCTGCAGCCAGCGCACGACCACCATCATCGACATGATGAAGAGAATCGTCGGCATGGACATGAACCTGACGGTCGTCTCCAGGTCCATTACCCCGGCAATCAGCAGCGTTCCGAGGCTCACGGCGGCGATGGCTACGTGGTAGCGCCAGAAGAGCAGCGAGCCAATCACCATCGCCAGAAAGAGCGTAATCGTCAGTTCCTGATTGAACAGCCAGTGTGGTTCATTGAACTTGGCGTATTCGGGAGCGGCGTAGATGCCGTCAGCGGGCAGCCGGATGCGCGGCAGCAGCAGATGCGCGGTTGTGTAGATCAGGGCCACGGCACAGATGAAGAACACCAGCCGCCGGTTGCGCATGAACAGGCTCTCGTGCGGAGGATGGACGATAGCCTGTGTCGCGTGCCGCGCATCCTTCGCCTTGAGAGCGGCCTCGCGGACCTCCGGCTGATTGAGCGAGCGGGCGATTTCGGCCAGCACCGGCAGGTACTCGTCCCGCTGGCCGGACGGCGCAACGATGACTACGAGCAGCTTCACCGGCTCGTGGTCGATCGCCTCCCAGTCGAGGGCGGTTCCGAGCCGGACAACCGCCACCGAAACCTGGGTGGCGTCGGCCAGCATGGCGTGCGGCAGGGCAACGCCATGCCCCACCCCGGTCGAGCCCTGTGTCTCGCGCCGCACCAGTTCACGGACCAGCTCAGCCCGGTCCTGAATGACGCCCTTCTCCGCCAGTCGGGCCGCAACCAGCCCAAACACCTCGGCTTGGCTAGACGCTCTGGGTACGTCGCAGGCCAGGTCGGAGCGTACGAACTGGCTAAGCTTGACCATCGGGGCTTGCGGCGGAACAGCGCCTCTGCATTGGGGTAGAATCATACCACCGAGTCTGCGCCAGTCAACCGAACAGTAGGTTCCAGAGCCGACATTGAGCCACGAAAGCACGAAGGTCACGAAACTGGTGAGTGCGAAGGAACGATGCTCCGTTTCATCCTGTTTCGTGTCTTCGTGGCTTTCAATATCGGGTTTGGGGTAGGTCTGCCCCATTTGACAATCGCCCGGCCATCGCGGTAGTCTGTGTGGATGAGAATCGTGAGTTACGATGAGCTCCGAGACCCGCGCGACTTCTTAGAGTTGATGGAAGCCTGCTTCGGCGAGATCTCGGTGCCCGAGCATCCCGACCTGCTCCAGCGCCACGACGAACGCCGCAAGCACGAGTTCGGCTTCGGTGTGTACCGCGGTAAGACACTCGCGTCGTTCATCGGCGTCGCTGAACTCAAGGTCCGCACCCGCTCCGGCAAGACCGAGTCTGCGCTCGGCATCCACCACGTCGCGACCCACCCGGCCTTTGCCCGCCAGGGCCTCTGCCGCCGCCTCTTCGACTTCGTCCACGACCGCTACTGCAAAGAAGGGCGCCGGTTCTCCTTCCTCTACACCAGCCGCTCTCTCGTGGCCCGTTCTCTCTACTGCGAACTCGGATACAAAGAGATACTCATGTCCGGCACGCGTGCTCCCCGTGCCCTGCTCATCCTCCCGCCGACGCGCAAGCGCCCCGAGCGCAATCGCACCCGCATCGCCGACCTGGCAGTCGCCGAGAGGCTCTTTGCCGAAGCCACGGCCGGCGAGTACGGCTTCGTGGTAAGGCCGCACGGCTGGGTTCTCTCCCGCCTCAAGCAGTGGAAGATGAAGACCGACTACGTATTCATCGACCGCGACGGCTACGCCTTCACCAATCCGGACCGGTTCGGGCGATACATCGAGGAATTCATCTGCCGTAACCGAACCGCATACGTCCGCCTGCTCAACCGCATCATCGCCGCGACGCGTGGTGGCTTGGTCCACTACTACGTCCGTGACCCGATTCTCGGGGCAATCTACAAGGAGCGTGGCGCGCGCTTCCGGTACGAGACGTACGCGAGCCTGATGGTCAAACCGCTGACCCGCGCCTCATTCCCGTCGGTCTTCGGCCCCCGCCTCTTCCAGTCTCCGGTAGACCAGTTCTAGCCTCACGGACCGCGACGCAAGCCGCGGTCCAAATCGCGCTCGGAACCACGTTCCAGACCGCGGTCGAAGCCGCGCTGCGAGTCCCCTCGCGGGTCACTTTCCATGCCGCAGCGAGAATCGCCTCGCCAATCACGAGGCGAGAGGCTTTCGGAATCGGCTTTCGAGTCTCCGCCGGAATCACGGGCAGAACCGCAGCAGCTGTCGCCCCGAAAACCAGCCCCAAAACCGCAGCGCAGTTGGCCCTGAATGTCGCCTTCCGAACCACCTCCCGAACCGTTCCCGGAACGGTTCCCAAGGCGACACCCGCCCCGACCACTTAGGCGACAAATCTCACGTCTAACGAACTAATTGTCAGTTACTTAGAGGATTCGACCTGGTCCCAACTGCGCAGAAAAACGCCCGTGGGCCATCCTGCGGGATCCTGCGCGGAAAATGGGACCTGTACCGCGCACCTGGCGCTCGGTGGGGCTGCCCACGTTTTCTCCTACTGCCGGCGCCGATTCCAGCCTAACGCGCTATGACAACCTTCCGCGTCTTCCCTAGCCCCTCGCCCCTAGTCCCTAGCCCCTCTCTGATGAAGTACACCCCCGGCGCCAGCGCCCGCACGTCATTCGCGCCGAACCGAAGGCAGATTGCTGTCCGTGGCGTCGGCACCAAGCAGGCAGCTTGGGGAACTAGATAACGACAGCGAGCAGCCGGTGCGCGAGCCTATGTCCGCAGACTACTTGACGGTGTGAAACGAAGTCATCGAGGGGAATTCCATGACCAAGCTGTGCCAGAACGAAAGCACCGTGGCGATCTTCACATCGAAGCGCAGCGGTGCATCGAGCTTCAGAAGAGAGTAGACCACAAGCTCTGGATTATCTATGACCCCAGCCCACGGCTGGCCGCTTCGAAGTGATGCCACGACTTGGGCTGCCTTCTCTTTGTTGGCCTGGATGAGGGGACTCCTCTCTCCAAGCGCACGGTCCAAGCCAGTGAACTCTACGTGCAGGTAAGGCAGCAGCGGGAACAACTGCTGATACGCTCGAAGTATGTACGCAGACAGACGGCGACATTCTGATGATGAGAGACTGAGGTTGTCGCGCACCAAACCGATGACCTGATCTACTACAGCCCCGGCCTGCCCACTGAACAGCCTGTTAGTCCCGGGCTTGGAACCCGTCAGGTACATGGCTCTGTACAGCGCGACGAACGCGGTACGCAATGCATGCTTCTCTATGTCAGGCTTGTTCCAAGAACGTCGTCGACATTCTGACAGATACCTCCAAACGGTATGCGAATAGAGAGCCCAGTCTTGCGCAAAACCGTACCTCAGGTCAAAGATGTCTGCGGCGACATTTGACACAAGCTCAGCGAATGTCTCAGCGTCCGGTTGCACTCCGAGTTGGCGCAACGTACGCATGATGGATTCATCCGACAGAAAGCTGGGCCTAGTGTTGTTGACCACGTGCCCAATCTCGTGAAAGAGCCCCCACCACCTGACCGGATCGGCCATGTCCTCGTAGGCGATGTTTAGAATCTCACTCGTGTGCTGAAAGTACTCAACCTTTCCCACAGTCACGAAGCCACGCCAAGTCATCCCCATGTTGCGGAGCAGCCGGGCAGGTAGGTACTCTATCGCCTGAAGGAGTCGCTGGACACCGCTGCGATATGACGACAGGCCTCGTCTCGCCTCCTCAATGCCGACATGGGCACCGTACGCTCGCTGCCCTCCACCCCATAGGAATGCCTCCAACATGTCCGGAAGCACGAGGGCGTCGTCCTCCGAGCGCGCATTCGCGACGCTCTTTAGCAGTGGCACAAACGCCCGCATGTCGGCAAAAGAGTCCCTTGTGAGCTCATCCTGGATGAGGCTGTTGTAGTCATAGATCGCGCGCAGCACTCTGTGGCCATACGGCTCCAGCGTGGTCACCATTCTGCGCGCTGCCTGCTGCGAAACGGTCGTGAAGGCCCGTGCGGGAGACTGCTTATGCTTCTCTCGACGTGGGGCAGCATGGTGATCAGTATTGGGCCATGTGACTGTCACCGTCGTGTCGAATATGGCGTCAGAAGACTGGCGACGGAACCGAACCAGAGACCGCAGGAACGCTCCCCAGGTACCCGCGGTGACCTCAAAGTGCAGGTCGTTTCTTCCTGCGACACTGCGCACGACGGTAGCGAACATGGCATTTGCGCGCTCGCGGACTTCGGGAGCTCGTTCAGGTTTGCAGTAGACGTCCACCATTGGAAACGCCCTGTCGGTGCCGATTCTGGAGCGAGAACAGACTGCGGGGAAACTCTCCGGCGCCTCTCCGAGGTGGACGCCGAAAATGGAGAGAGACTTGTGGTGGAGCAGCTGAGACGTACCTCCGGGGAGTTGCACAGGCAAGGAATTGAGCCACATTATGTCTTGGCCCAGAGCAGCGAATTCCGCGCTTGGTGGCGAGATTATCACCGCACACTCCGGCCAACCACATGTGCCAAGGACGTCCATCTTCCTCGTGCCCGGGAGAACGCCAGCAAGAGCTGATTCGAGTGCGTGGCCAGACCGCATAAGCAGTTGAGGTCTCAACTTCAGGAACACCAACGCAAGGGTGGCACCCATCTTGAGCGGTTTCCGTGTTCGACTGCTGCCATCGGCAATCCACCTAAAGCAAGGTATCTCGAGGCTACTTGTGATTCCTCTGATTGCTCCCATACGAGCAAGCGTCGGTGTGGTCAGATCCGCAGATTCAAAGAGCACCGCCAGGTCATACTGACCTAGCACGAAGTAGACCCACGGCCTCTTGCCTAGTTCACGGTGCAGAGCATTGCGCACAGCTTGCCCCACCTGCCACTCCATACCGTGAATGGTTTCGAGCAGCACCAGCCGGAAGCAGCGTCGGTCAATCACTGGGCCCGTCATGAACCCACGCCCCAGTCAAGAACGTCAGAACCATCGTAGGCAATGAGACCTCTGTCGAAGTAGTCTGCCTCGATCCGCTCCCGCCACCGTTCGACGAATGAGGATCGAGACGCAGCTGCGTTGAAGATGCTTGTCACAGAACCAACACTCCACACAAAAGACTCCTCTCCACGCAGCGCGGCAAGAAGCTTGCTGTCCCGGGCCTGATCGGAGGAAAAAATCGCCAAGACAGGTAGCCGCCTGCGGACTCGATCTATCAGCGGTTTGTTCAACTCCTCCACCTCGCTGCCTCTAAAACCAACCAAGATGATGCAGGTCCTGTCAGAGCAATTGGCGATGTGCGAACACGCAGCCGTGATCTCCGGCCCGAATGTATCTCTCACACTGCCTTCGTAGTTCGTATCCAGGTGGTGAACATACTCGCCACAGTCTCCCGCAATGCATTCGGCTCGAGGTGATTGTCCTCCCCGACGCTCGATATAGTGTCGGTGACTGAATCTCCCGAATGTCACGAAACCCTCGTCAGCTCTACCTACGATGAAACGTGGCAACCGGAACAAGCAGTGGCACTTCCTGAAGCTGACATGGCTCAGCGAGCCATGTACCTTCCAGATCTTCGGCACCCGAGCGCGACTCTCTATGGCGTAGTATCCATCCGAGCGGTCCGCGAGCCCCAAATCGGCTTGTGGGTTTAGCACTCCACGAGCTGGAAACCGACCATCCATCATGAGCGAATCGAGCCAGAGGTCATAGTTTGTGGTGATAACGGCATCGATGGCATCATTGCGCGCCAGTTCGACAATGTAGAAATACGTCTTAACGGGTTGACCGTTGGCGGAAACGAACCTTGCGTGTTCGTGGAACTTCCAGCGAATGCGATCCTGCCCCGATGGGCTCTCCTGTTCGGCCTCCAACCTCGCCAAACCTGCGGCGTCCTTCTTAGCAGCCAGCCCCTCCTTCATCAAAC
Above is a window of candidate division WOR-3 bacterium DNA encoding:
- a CDS encoding NYN domain-containing protein gives rise to the protein MSPRVVIDGYNLIHAMPELARLVGTDLERARDALVAKLAVYRSGRGVRVTVVFDGRGAGVQQTRPPGGIEVVFSRAPQTADAKIKTMLSLEKSPKSWTVVTSDNSIVLFARDFGAKNIPSAEFAARLGPTIPKLGPNRPAQKDTPMSAAEVAEWEEFFRRGRQDKRS
- a CDS encoding four helix bundle protein; the encoded protein is MEKGGTDARRDLRERTFEFAVRVTKLCRALKPVDLASRVIARQFLRAGTSIGANYEEAQASHSRADSACKCGIALKEAREAHYWLRLLAATDTVAGSRLTDILAECNELIAVLTTIVRKVKQPAA
- a CDS encoding GNAT family N-acetyltransferase; this translates as MRIVSYDELRDPRDFLELMEACFGEISVPEHPDLLQRHDERRKHEFGFGVYRGKTLASFIGVAELKVRTRSGKTESALGIHHVATHPAFARQGLCRRLFDFVHDRYCKEGRRFSFLYTSRSLVARSLYCELGYKEILMSGTRAPRALLILPPTRKRPERNRTRIADLAVAERLFAEATAGEYGFVVRPHGWVLSRLKQWKMKTDYVFIDRDGYAFTNPDRFGRYIEEFICRNRTAYVRLLNRIIAATRGGLVHYYVRDPILGAIYKERGARFRYETYASLMVKPLTRASFPSVFGPRLFQSPVDQF